In Flavobacterium sp. N3904, one DNA window encodes the following:
- a CDS encoding carboxypeptidase-like regulatory domain-containing protein, which translates to MKYFVVFLFLVASINSIAQTVEAPQKVSGTIISDNTGTPLANVNIININQVTGTTTDSKGNFELAVTQSDTLHITLLGYQSLRVRVTNDWIKNKKTTIQITQKAIPLDEVVISPYYLTGYLEIDSKLIPIKEDYRYSISGLGQGYEGGQYAPGAFGKVLGSIFNPADMLYNFFGKNPKQLKRLKEMRKDDTVRNLLETKYDRETISLLLGVNQDEIAEILSRCSYSEAFIKTANDLQIMDAISGCYEQYKVLKKK; encoded by the coding sequence ATGAAATATTTTGTAGTTTTTTTGTTTTTAGTTGCGTCTATAAATTCAATTGCCCAAACAGTTGAAGCCCCTCAAAAAGTCTCTGGTACTATAATCAGCGACAACACCGGCACCCCATTAGCCAATGTAAATATCATCAACATCAATCAAGTTACCGGTACTACTACAGATTCAAAAGGAAATTTTGAATTGGCAGTAACACAAAGCGATACACTTCATATTACACTTCTTGGTTACCAATCATTACGTGTCAGAGTAACCAATGACTGGATTAAAAATAAAAAAACAACCATTCAAATAACTCAAAAAGCGATTCCTCTCGATGAGGTTGTCATTAGTCCTTATTACCTTACGGGTTATCTCGAAATTGACTCTAAGTTGATTCCTATAAAAGAAGATTATCGCTATAGCATTTCTGGATTGGGTCAAGGTTACGAAGGTGGTCAATATGCACCAGGCGCTTTTGGAAAAGTCTTGGGATCCATTTTCAATCCCGCCGATATGCTTTATAATTTTTTTGGTAAAAACCCAAAACAGCTCAAACGACTTAAGGAAATGCGAAAGGATGACACTGTTAGGAATCTTCTGGAAACCAAATACGACAGGGAAACGATTTCATTACTGCTTGGTGTAAATCAAGACGAAATTGCCGAAATATTAAGCCGTTGCAGTTACTCAGAAGCATTTATAAAAACAGCCAATGACCTTCAAATCATGGATGCCATAAGCGGTTGCTATGAACAATACAAAGTTTTGAAGAAAAAGTAA
- a CDS encoding non-canonical purine NTP diphosphatase has product MKIVFATNNENKFKEIQSMMPQSIEIISLKSIGCHEEIPETADTIEGNAIMKANYVTLKYGYDCFADDTGLEVDSLNGAPGVYSARYAGEQRSSEDNMDKLLLNLENKKDRGAQFKTVIALNLKGEQYLFTGIARGEITLTKMGNQGFGYDPIFRPENYEETFAQLSLETKNKISHRGIATQELIAFLQKQK; this is encoded by the coding sequence ATTGTCTTTGCTACCAATAACGAAAATAAATTTAAGGAAATACAAAGCATGATGCCCCAAAGTATTGAAATCATCAGTCTAAAAAGTATTGGCTGCCATGAAGAAATTCCAGAAACGGCAGATACAATTGAGGGGAATGCGATCATGAAAGCCAATTATGTAACCCTGAAATACGGTTATGATTGTTTTGCTGATGATACCGGACTTGAAGTGGATTCTTTAAATGGTGCTCCGGGAGTTTATTCTGCTCGTTATGCGGGAGAGCAACGCTCGTCTGAAGACAATATGGATAAACTACTTTTGAATCTTGAAAATAAAAAAGATAGGGGTGCCCAATTTAAAACTGTAATTGCTTTAAATCTAAAAGGAGAGCAATATCTTTTTACGGGAATTGCCCGAGGCGAAATCACCTTGACAAAAATGGGCAATCAAGGTTTTGGTTACGATCCCATTTTTAGACCTGAAAATTACGAGGAAACATTTGCGCAATTGTCATTAGAAACCAAAAATAAAATTAGCCACAGGGGAATTGCAACACAAGAATTAATTGCCTTTTTGCAAAAGCAAAAATAA
- a CDS encoding DEAD/DEAH box helicase yields MNKFEQLGLSESLLKAILDLGFENPTEVQEKAIPLLLEKDTDLVALAQTGTGKTAAFGFPVIQKIDANNRNTQALILSPTRELCLQITNEIKNYSKYEKGINVVAVYGGASITEQARDIKRGAQIIVATPGRMQDMINRGLVNISQINYCILDEADEMLNMGFYEDIVNILSTTPDEKSTWLFSATMPAEVARIGKQFMTDPIEITVGTKNSGSATVSHEFYLVNARDRYEALKRLADANPDIFSVVFCRTKRDTQAVAEKLIEDGYSAAALHGDLSQAQRDGVMKSFRGRQIQMLVATDVAARGIDVDNITHVVNYQLPDEIETYNHRSGRTGRAGKLGTSIVIVTKSELRKISSIERIIKQKFEEKTIPSGIEICEIQLLHLANKIKDTEVDHEIDNYLPAINSVLEGLSKEELIKKMVSVEFNRFITYYKKNRDISNQSSGSERRDRDDRDGAPRENNNGGATRYFVNIGSRDNFDWMSLKDYLKETLDLGRDDVFKVDVKEGFSFFNTDPEHTDKVMEILNNVQLEGRRINVEISKNDGGGRRDHNGRSSGGGFGGSRSSAPRREGSFAPRREGSGGFRSDRSSAPREGGFGPRSESRSSAPRREGGFSSDRAPRSEGSSDRAPRRSESFGDAPRPRRPRRD; encoded by the coding sequence ATGAATAAATTTGAACAATTAGGATTGAGTGAATCGTTACTGAAGGCGATTTTAGATCTAGGATTTGAGAATCCGACCGAAGTACAGGAGAAAGCGATTCCCCTATTATTGGAAAAAGACACAGATTTAGTTGCGTTGGCTCAGACAGGGACAGGGAAAACGGCAGCTTTTGGTTTTCCAGTCATTCAGAAAATTGATGCCAACAATAGAAATACACAAGCATTGATTTTATCTCCAACACGTGAATTGTGTTTGCAGATTACCAACGAAATTAAAAACTACTCAAAATACGAAAAAGGTATTAATGTGGTAGCAGTTTACGGCGGGGCTAGCATTACAGAACAAGCGAGAGACATTAAAAGAGGCGCACAGATTATTGTGGCGACTCCTGGTAGAATGCAAGATATGATAAACAGAGGATTGGTAAACATTTCTCAAATTAACTATTGTATCCTTGACGAAGCAGACGAAATGTTGAATATGGGTTTCTACGAAGATATCGTAAACATCCTTTCTACTACGCCTGACGAAAAAAGCACATGGTTGTTTTCTGCAACTATGCCTGCAGAGGTAGCACGAATTGGAAAACAATTCATGACTGACCCTATTGAAATTACAGTTGGTACTAAAAACTCTGGTTCAGCTACCGTATCTCACGAATTTTACTTAGTAAATGCTCGTGATCGTTACGAAGCTTTGAAACGTTTGGCCGATGCTAATCCAGACATTTTCTCTGTAGTTTTCTGTAGAACAAAACGTGATACACAAGCGGTTGCCGAAAAATTAATCGAAGACGGATACAGCGCTGCTGCATTGCACGGAGATTTATCCCAAGCGCAACGTGATGGTGTAATGAAATCTTTTAGAGGAAGACAAATCCAAATGCTTGTTGCGACTGACGTTGCTGCTCGTGGAATTGACGTTGACAATATTACTCACGTAGTAAATTACCAACTTCCTGACGAAATCGAAACGTACAATCACCGTTCAGGTCGTACAGGTCGTGCAGGTAAATTAGGAACTTCTATCGTAATCGTTACAAAAAGCGAATTGCGTAAAATTTCTTCTATCGAAAGAATCATCAAACAAAAATTCGAAGAAAAAACAATCCCTTCTGGAATTGAAATCTGCGAAATTCAATTATTGCACTTAGCCAATAAGATTAAAGATACTGAAGTTGATCATGAAATTGACAACTACTTACCAGCAATTAACAGTGTACTTGAAGGTTTGTCGAAAGAAGAACTAATCAAGAAAATGGTATCAGTAGAATTTAACCGTTTTATTACTTACTATAAGAAAAACAGAGACATTTCTAATCAATCTTCTGGTTCTGAAAGACGTGACCGTGACGATAGAGACGGAGCTCCAAGAGAAAATAATAATGGAGGTGCTACAAGATACTTTGTAAACATCGGTTCTAGAGACAATTTCGATTGGATGTCATTAAAAGATTACTTGAAAGAAACATTAGACTTAGGTCGTGATGACGTTTTCAAAGTAGATGTAAAAGAAGGTTTCTCTTTCTTCAACACAGATCCAGAACACACTGATAAAGTAATGGAAATATTGAACAACGTACAATTAGAAGGACGTCGTATCAATGTTGAAATTTCTAAAAATGACGGTGGCGGAAGACGTGATCACAATGGAAGAAGCTCAGGTGGTGGATTCGGTGGAAGCAGAAGCTCAGCTCCAAGAAGAGAAGGAAGTTTTGCTCCAAGAAGAGAAGGATCAGGCGGATTTAGAAGCGACAGAAGTTCGGCTCCTAGAGAAGGTGGTTTTGGACCAAGAAGCGAATCAAGAAGTTCAGCTCCAAGAAGAGAAGGTGGTTTCTCATCAGACAGAGCGCCAAGATCTGAAGGTTCATCAGACAGAGCTCCAAGACGTTCTGAAAGTTTTGGTGACGCACCAAGACCAAGAAGACCAAGAAGAGACTAA